A window of Polyodon spathula isolate WHYD16114869_AA chromosome 22, ASM1765450v1, whole genome shotgun sequence contains these coding sequences:
- the LOC121296928 gene encoding reticulon-4 receptor-like → MKITVVDGSRLLFLALWLNSITQVKSCPGVCVCYSEPKTSVACQQQGLVSIPTDIPIRSQRIFLQSNKLTVVKSTSFSSCHNLTVLWLYSNNITHIEAGAFYGLERLEELDIGDNGNLRTISPTAFRGLSRLHTLHLHRCGLSELSVGVFRGLFSLQYLFLQDNNLLALHDDIFLDLANLTYLFLHSNKIQTLSENILRGPISLDRLLLHENRVAFVHRRAFHDLGKLTTLYLFKNNLTVLSGEVMSPLVSLQYLRLNDNQWICDCRARSLWEWFKRFKGSSSELECHVPASLAGKDLKKLKSSDLEGCLDTSQQIRTSIFSTKTRSGKLPSTDTPQREGSPGCCESDSDKSSIYNKGIPDPSSYNSRQITNNPLKEKENIAKTKFLEIDPTKNVTHKKQRLNDAPVGTFSNSPDNSLGKLKPEFIDNLEPSMAPSKKKCSKKAKLDSQCPKGNGSQALGLNLLVLPILWLSLAIC, encoded by the coding sequence GGAGCAGACTCCTTTTCCTGGCGCTGTGGCTGAATTCCATAACCCAAGTTAAGTCCTGCCCAGGGGTCTGTGTGTGCTACAGTGAACCCAAGACGTCAGTGGCATGTCAGCAACAAGGACTGGTCTCCATCCCTACGGATATCCCCATTCGAAGCCAGCGGATTTTCCTCCAGAGCAACAAGCTGACGGTGGTGAAGTCAACCAGCTTCAGTTCCTGCCACAACCTAACAGTGCTCTGGCTTTACTCCAACAACATCACTCACATTGAGGCGGGGGCCTTTTATGGACTGGAGAGGCTTGAGGAGCTGGACATTGGTGACAACGGCAACCTGAGGACCATCAGCCCCACAGCCTTCCGAGGACTGTCCAGGCTGcacacactgcacctgcacaggTGCGGGCTGTCCGAGTTGTCGGTGGGGGTTTTCCGGGGATTGTTTTCTTTACAATACCTTTTCCTGCAGGACAACAACCTGCTAGCCCTGCATGATGACATATTCCTGGACTTGGCTAACCTGACCTATCTTTTCCTGCACAGCAACAAAATCCAGACCTTGTCTGAAAACATCTTACGCGGCCCGATCAGCCTGGATCGGCTGCTTTTGCATGAGAATCGGGTGGCCTTTGTGCACCGTAGGGCTTTCCATGACCTGGGAAAGCTGACCACATTGTACCTGTTCAAAAACAACCTGACGGTGCTGTCAGGAGAGGTCATGAGCCCGCTAGTATCCCTGCAGTACCTCCGTCTCAATGATAACCAGTGGATCTGTGACTGCAGAGCCAGGTCGCTATGGGAATGGTTCAAACGCTTTAAGGGATCCAGTTCTGAGCTGGAGTGCCATGTTCCTGCAAGTCTGGCTGGGAAGGACCTCAAAAAGCTAAAGAGCAGTGACCTGGAGGGATGTCTGGATACCTCCCAGCAGATCAGAACTAGCATCTTCAGCACCAAGACCCGATCAGGGAAGCTGCCCAGCACTGACACTCCACAGAGGGAAGGGTCTCCCGGCTGCTGCGAGTCTGACAGCGATAAGTCCTCTATCTACAACAAAGGCATTCCCGACCCTTCCTCTTACAACAGCCGGCAAATAACCAACAATCCACTCAAGGAGAAAGAGAACATCGCCAAGACCAAATTCCTGGAAATAGATCCAACCAAGAATGTGACTCACAAAAAACAGAGGCTGAATGACGCCCCAGTCGGGACCTTTTCCAATAGTCCGGACAATTCCCTTGGCAAGTTGAAGCCAGAGTTCATAGACAACTTGGAGCCTTCAATGGCCCCCTCAAAGAAAAAGTGCTCCAAAAAGGCCAAGTTGGATTCCCAGTGTCCTAAAGGGAATGGATCCCAAGCCCTGGGACTGAACCTACTGGTGCTGCCCATCCTCTGGCTCTCCTTAGCCATCTGTTAG